CTGGCCCGACACCACCGGCCACGTCGACGGGTCGCTCGGCTGGGCCCGGCGCACGCCGCGCTCGGGCTGGTAGACATAATCGAGCCCCGCCTGCACCCGCTCGCCGGTGCTCAGGCACTGGTCGAACGCCACCGCGAAACCGGTTTCCTGCAGCAGCACGCGCTCGAAGCTGCGCAGCACCAGTCCGGCCGGCTCGCCGTGCGCCAGCCGCGTCAGCGTCGACAGGTAATGGCGGAACAGCACCGGATGCGCGTCCTCGCGCGGGCAAAAGCGCATCAGCAGCTCGTTCAGGTAGAACGCCGACAGCAGCGCGTCGCCGGCCAGCGGCGGCATGCCCCCCACCCACTCGGCCTTGGTCAGGGTCTTGACCTCGCCACGGCCGCTCCATGACACCGAGACCGGATGGAAGTGCTGCAGCACCGCGCGCAGCGCCGAGTGCGGGCGCTTGGCGCCCTTGGCCACCATCGAGAGACGGCCGTAGTCGCGCGTGAAGACGTCCAGGATCAGGCTGGTCTCGCGGTACGGCCAGGCGTGCAGCACGAAGCCGGGCTGCTCGCCCACGCGCGACTCGGGGCGCGCCGGCACGATGCGCATGGCGCGGTCCATCATCGCGCGCGCGGCGGCATCGGCCATGCCGGGCAGCGCGCCGCTGTCGAGCAGTTCCGCGGCCTCGTCGACCACGGGGTCGGCGCGCCGGGCCTTGGGCGCGGGCGCGCGCGCGATGTCAGCGGTCTTGCTCACGGGGCGCTCGCTGGGGGCTCGCTGTCGGGTTGGGGGCGTCGGGATCGCTGCAGGGCTCACTCGTAGCCGTACGCGCGCAGGCCGGCTTCGTTGTCGGCCCAGCCGCTCTTCACCTTGATCCACATTTCCAGGTAGACCTTGCCGTCGAACAGCTTTTCCATGTCCAGGCGCGCCTCGGTGGAGATCTGCTTGAGCTTGCTGCCCTTGTTGCCGATGATCATGGCCTTGTGCGCGTCGCGCTCGACCAGGATGGTGGCAAAGACGCGGCGCAGGCGCCCCTCGGTCTCGAACTTGTCGATGACCACGGTGCTGGTGTACGGCAGCTCGTCGCCGGTCCAGCGGAACACCTTCTCGCGGATGATCTCCGAGGCCAGGAAGCGTTCGCTGCGATCGGTCATGGCGTCCGCGTCGTACATCGGCTCGCCTTCCGGCAGGTAAGGCCGGATGATCTCGAACAGCCGCGCGATATGGTCGCGGGTCTTGGCCGACATCGGCACCACTTCGCGGAACGGGAACAGCTGCCCCATCTTCTCCAGGAAGGGCATCATCACTTCCGAGCGGTTCTCGCCGATGCGGTCGAGCTTGTTGGCCACCAGCAGCACCGGCGTGTTCTTCGGCAGCAGCGACAGCACCTTCTCGTCGTCGGCGCCGTAATAGCCGGCCTCGACCACAAACAGGATCAGATCCACCGACGACAGCGTCGAGGTGACCGCGCGGTTCAGCGAACGGTTCAGCGCGCTGGCGTGGCGGGTCTGGAAGCCAGGCGTATCGACGAACACATACTGCGCGTCATCGGTGGTCTGGATGCCGACGATGCGATGCCGCGTGGTCTGCGCCTTGCGCGAGGTGATGCTGATCTTCTGGCCGACCAGCGCGTTCATCAGCGTGGACTTGCCCACGTTGGGGCGGCCGACGATGGCCACGGTGCCGCAGCGGAACGCCGCGGCCGGGGTATCCGCCGCGTCTTGCTGCGGATGGGTAGATTCGGTCATTCCTTCAACCTGAGAGACAGCTGCGGGTCCTGCGGCTGGGGTTGCTTGCGGGTCTTGCCGGTACGCTCGGCGCGGCTGCGCTTGAGCAGCTGCGGCACCAGCTTCTGGACTTCATCGAGCGCCAGCTTGGCGGCGGCCTGCTCTGCCGCGCGGCGCGACGCGCCGGTGCCGAACACCCGGACTTCCAGTTTAGGCACGGTGCACTCGACTTCAAACTGCTGGCTGTGCGCGGCGCCGTGTGTGGCGATTACGTTATATTGCGGCAGGGCAATCTTGTGGCCCTGCAGGTATTCCTGCAGCAGGGTCTTGGCGTCCTTGCCCAGCGTGCGCGGATCGACCTGCTCCAGGATCGGGATATAGAGCTTGCGGATCAGCGCCCGCGCGGCATCGAAGCCGGCGTCGAGAAACACCGCGCCGACGATGGCTTCGAGGGCATCGGCCAGGATCGAGGGCCGGCGAAAGCCGCCGCTCTTCAGCTCGCCCTCGCCCAGGCGCAGGGTGTCGGACAACTGCAGCATCTGCGCGATTTCGTACAGCGCCTGCTGCTTGACCAGGTTGGCCCGCACCCGCGAGAGATCGCCCTCGTCGAGCTTGCCGAACATGCCATAGAGCATGTCGGCCACGGCGCAGTTGAGCACGGAGTCGCCGAGGAACTCCAGGCGTTCATTGTGCTGGGCGCTGTGGCTGCGGTGCGTCAGCGCCTGTTGCAGCAATTCGGGCTTGCTGAATCGGTAGCCGAGTCGTTGCTGCAAGGCGTCGAGGTTCATATCAGTGCTGCGTTCCTGAATAGGTAATCAACAGGCTCAGGGGTCCGTAGACAGGCACCTCGGTGCGGTACGAGAAATCGACCGACTGGATGGTGCCGTTATCGTCTTCCCGGATCAGCAGGTCTTCGCCCTTGACCGCGGTAATGCGGTCGATGGCGGCCTGCTTCTCGAAGAATTCGACCACTTCACGCTTGTTGGCGGCGCGCTGCTTGGCATAGCCGGCGGCGCGCTTGACCGAAAAATATTCCACCAGGCTCGGGATCGCGCGCAGGGTCGGCAAGGCCACGCCGACCACGAACACCACGATCACCAGCAGCGTCCACACGGAAAACCCGCCAGCGCCGCCCCGGCGCCCTGCCGGATGGTTTCCTGCCCCCACCTTCCCAAATCGACCCATCGCGCCTGCCCTCGTTTTGTTGAGTGTTCTTGCGCCGCGGAGATGCTTATTTAAACGATCCCACGCGTCCGAAATTGCCCAGGTTCATCCAGATCACGAACGCCTTGCCGACAATATTCTGGTCAGGCACGAACCCCCAGTAACGGGAATCGAGGCTGTTGTCGCGGTTGTCGCCCATGACGAAATAGTGACCCGCAGGTACCTTGCAAGTCACACCCTGTTGATTGTAGGTGCAGTTGTCCCGGTACGGAAAATCCGGATCCGCACCCGCGATAAACGCCGGCCGGTCGGCGTCGTTCAGGATGCCATGCTCGACGCCGCCCGGGAGCTTTTCGCGGAAATGACGCGAATAGGCCAGGCGCTCCTCGTCGAGGAAGTCCGGCAGCGCGGTGTACTCGGCCGGCTTGCCGTTGATGGTCAGGCGCTTGTTGGCGTACTGCACCACATCGCCCGGCACGCCGATCACGCGCTTGATGTAGTCGAGCGACGGGTCTTTCGGGTACCGGAACACCATCACGTCGCCGCGCTGGGGCTCGCCCATGTCCATGATCTTCTTGTTCACCACCGGCAGCCGGATGCCGTACTCGTACTTGTTGACGAGGATGAAATCGCCGATCAGCAGCGTCGGAATCATCGAGCCGGACGGGATCTTGAACGGCTCGACCACGAACGAGCGCAGCACGAACACCGCCAGAATGACCGGGAAGAAACTGGCCGAATACTCCAGCCACCACGGCTGGCGCAGCTTTTCCTCGGCCAGGCGCTTGCGCGTGGCTTCGGCGTCGGCCGCGCCGAAACTGCCTTGCAGACGGCCCTGCTGCGAATCGAACTCGGCCAGCGCGAGTCGCGCCGAAGAGCGGCGCTGCCGCTCGAACACGAGCTTGTCGGCCACCCACGCCACGCCCGTGATCACCACCAGCACAAAAAGGATCAGTGCAAAATTCATGACGGCTTCTGGTTCTTGGAAATCCTGGTACAGCCTGTTCTGTCGCCACGCCGGCAAGGCTGCCGGGCGTGGCCCGGCCACTGCCCCGCCCGCGGCAATTTACTTGTCGTCGACTTGCAGGATGGCCAGGAAGGCCTCCTGCGGAATCTCGACGGTACCGACCTGCTTCATCCGCTTCTTGCCCGCCTTCTGCTTTTCCAGCAGCTTCTTCTTGCGCGAGATATCGCCGCCGTAGCACTTGGCCAGCACGTTCTTGCGCAGCGCCTTGACGTTTTCACGCGCGATGATATTGGAGCCGATGGCGGCCTGGATCGCCACGTCGTACATCTGGCGCGGAATGATCTCGCGCATCTTGGCCGCGACTTCGCGCCCGCGGTATTGCGAATTGGAGCGGTGCACGATCACCGACAGCGCGTCGACCTTGTCGCTGTTGATCAGGATGTCGACCTTGACCACGTCGGACGGCCGATATTCCTTGAACTCATAATCCATCGACGCGTAGCCGCGCGACACCGACTTCAGGCGGTCGAAGAAATCCATCACGATTTCCGCCATGGGGATCTCGTAGGTCAGCTGCACCTGCTTGCCGTGGTAGCTCATGTTGACCTGCGTGCCGCGCTTCTGCGTGCACAGCGTGATCACCGAGCCGACATATTCCTGCGGCATGTACAAATTGACGGTGACGATCGGCTCCAGGATCGCCTCGATCTTGCCCGGATCGGGCATCTTCGCCGGATTTTCCACAGTGACCGTGGTGCCGTCGCGCATCTCGACCTGGTACACCACCGTCGGCGCGGTGGTGATCAGGTCCATGTCGAACTCGCGCTCCAGGCGCTCCTGCACGATCTCCATGTGCAGCAGCCCGAGGAAGCCGCAGCGGAAGCCAAAGCCCAGCGCCTGCGACACTTCCGGCTCGAACATCAGCGAGGCGTCGTTCAGGCGCAGCTTTTCCAGCGATTCACGCAGCGCCTCGTACTGGTTGGCTTCGACCGGGTACAGGCCAGCGAACACCTGCGGCTTGACTTCCTTGAAGCCCGGCAGCGGCGCTTCGGCCTTGCGCTGCACGGTGGTGATGGTGTCGCCGACCTTGGCAGCCTTCAGTTCCTTGATGCCGGCGATGACAAAGCCCACCTGCCCCGCGGTCAGCGCGTCGCGCTGGATCGACTTGGGCGTAAACACGCCCACCTGCTCGACCAGGTGCTGCGAGCCGGTGGCCATCAGCAGGACCTTGTCCTTGGTGCGCAGCGTGCCGTTGACCACCCGCACCAGCATCACCACGCCAACGTAGTTGTCGAACCAGGAGTCGATGATCAGCGCCTGCAGCGGCGCGTCGGCATCGCCCTTGGGCGGCGGCACCTTGGCAATCAGGGCCTCGATCACGTCCTGCACGCCCTGGCCGGTCTTGGCCGAGCACGGCGTGGCGTCCTGCGCGTCGATGCCGATGACGTCCTCGATTTCCTGGATCGCGTTGTCGGGATCGGCCTGCGGCAGGTCGATCTTGTTCAGCACCGGCACCACTTCCACGCCCAGTTCGATCGCGGTGTAGCAGTTGGCCACGGTCTGGGCTTCGACGCCCTGCGAGGCATCGACCACCAGCAGCGCGCCTTCGCAGGCGGACAGCGACCGGCTGACCTCATAGCTGAAGTCGACGTGTCCGGGGGTGTCGATCAGGTTCAGGTTGTAGACCTGGCCGTCGCGGGCCTTGTAGCTCAGCGCCGCGGTCTGCGCCTTGATGGTGATGCCGCGCTCTTTTTCGATATCCATCGAATCGAGAACCTGCGCTTCCATCTCCCGATCCGACAGCCCTCCGCAAAGCTGAATGATCCGGTCGGCCAGGGTGGACTTCCCATGGTCGATGTGGGCAATGATCGAGAAATTACGGATATGGTCCATCTAATGTTCAGGGAAGCGCCGGCTGAGAGCCCGGGCGGCAACAAGCAGTGGAGCGGCCCGGCGCCGCGCGCCGCAAGGCGTGCGCGGGCGTACCGCGGGTTCGGGGGTGCAATTTTTGCGCCAATCCGCAATTTTACCGGATTTTCAATGACTTCCGGGTCGTCATATGGTGGCGTGGCGCGGATGCCGGCGCGGCTCAGCGGGCGGTGCGCGTGGCGCCATGTGCGGCCAGCCATACCCTTGTTGCCGCTTCGTCGAGGAAATAGTGACAAAGGGGCGCAGCATTCGCCGACGAGTCCGCCCGCAAGTCCGCCGGCTTGCCGGGCATCAGCACCGGCACCAGTTCGCCAAAGCGCGCCTCCAGCGCGGCATCGGCGTCGACATCGACCTCATGCAGGGTAAAAGAAAAATCGCGCCGGAGCGGCTCCAGCGCGACTTTCATGTCTTCGCAAAGATGGCAGTACGCCCGGCCCAACAGCGTCAGCGCGGGCGTGGCAGCCATGGCGGATCAGCGGGACGAGGCAGCGCCCGGTCGCAGCGTCAGCACCTGGGTGGCATCGCCGCGCCGCACGAACACCGCGGCGATCCGGCTCTTGTCCAGGCCACGCACCAGGTCGTTGAACTGGCGTGCATTGGTCACGTCGGTGTCGCCCAGCCGCAGGATGATATCGCCCGGACGGATGCCGGCGCGCAACGCCGGGCCATCGGCCACCTCGACCTCGACGCCGGACTTGAGCTTGAGCTCTTTCAGGCGCGCCTCGGGCAGGTCGCTGACCACCAGGCCCAGCGCATTGGGCTTGCCGGCCTGGGCCGCGCTGTCGTCCTTGGGCGCCGCGCCGCTGCGCGCGCGCGCCTTGCCCTCCGGCTCCAGTTCGGCAACGGTGATGCTGACCTCGCGGGTCGCGCCCTTGCGCCACAGTTGCAACGGCACGCGCGTGCCGGGCTTGGTCTCGCCGACCATGCGCGGCAGGTCCGAAGCGCGCTCGATATCGCGGCCGTTGAACTTCAGGATGATGTCGCCCGCCTCGATGCCCGCCTTCTCCGCGGGACCGCCCGGCTCGACGCTGCCCACCAGCGCGCCGCGCGCACGGCCCAGGCCCAGCGAATCGGCGACCTCCTTGGTGACGTCGCCGATCGCCACGGCAATGCGGCCGCGCGTCACGCGCCCGGAGGACTTGAGCTGCTCCGACACCCGCATCGCCTCGTCGATCGGGATTGCGAACGAAATCCCCATGTAGCCGCCGCTGCGGCTGTAGATCTGCGAGTTGATACCGATCACTTCGCCGCGCAGGTTGATCAGCGGCCCGCCGGAGTTGCCGGGGTTGACCGCCACGTCGGTCTGGATGAACGGCAGGTAGTCGCCGGTATCGCGGCCCTTGGCCGAGACGATGCCGGCGGTCACACTGTTGTCCAGCCCGAACGGCGAGCCGATGGCCAGCACCCACTCACCGGCGCGGACCTTGTTGGAATCGCCCAGCGGCAGGCGCGGCAGGCCGGTGGCCTCGACCTTGAGCAGCGCGACGTCGGTGCGCTTGTCCGAGCCGATCAGCTTGGCCTTGAATTCGCGCTTGTCCGGCAGGGTCACGTAGATGGTTTCGGCGTCGGCCACCACGTGCGCGTTGGTCATCACATAACCATCCTGGCTGATGATGAAGCCCGAACCCACGCCGCGGCTCTGCTCTTCCTGCTGCGGCGGCTGCCCGCGGCGCGGCGGCGTGCCGGGCGCCGGCGCCCCCGGCATCGGCACGCCGAAGAAGCGGCGGAAGAATTCCGCCATCTCGTCGTCGCTGCCTGGCGCGCCGCGCTGTCGGACCAGCTCGGTGGTGCGAATGTTGACCACGGCCGGGCTGGCTTTCTCCACCAGGTCAGTGAAGTCGGGCAGGTTGTAATTGGAGGCAGCGGCCTGGGCGTGGCTGACTTCGGCAACGGTCGGGCCGAGCAGCATCATGGCAGCCATGACCACGGCCCGCGCCAGGGCTGGAGATCTGAACATCATCGACAACTCCCGGGATTCAGCGAAAAGAAGAAAAACCGACTGGATGTGATCCCGTGGCGGGGACCCTTCGCAGGTTTCATGGAGCCGGCCCCGGACGAAACCCGGGCGCCAGCCGCACCTGCTCACGCTCAGTGTACCGTCTTGGGCGGACGGTACTCTACGGCCGTCGCAAACTGGCGCACGGTGCTCGCCGGCACCTCGCCCACCACGGTGATCCAGAAATCGGCAACCCGGCGCACCACGACCTGGGTCGCGCCGAGCGCGGCCACGCCTTCGCGGCGCGCACGTTGCTCGGAAACCGGCTCAATGAAGACCGACAGGCCGGTGAGCCCGTCGCTGTAGACGATCTGCAGCACTTCGAACACCTGCCCGCGGGCATTGCCCGGAGGCGGCGCGCGCAACTCGCCGAGGGGGCGGCGGACCTCGCGGATCTTCTGGAATCCCTTGAGCGGCACCGCGATCGACCAGCCCTCGTCGGCGATGCTGGTGGGCTGGTAGGTCACCTCATAGTGATTCCAGCTGCTGGAATTCTTGATCGCGGCAAGGATACGCTGCTTCTCTGACGGCACGCCGATCTGCACCTGCGAGAACGACACCTGCTCCAGCACCTTGCCGCCGTCGCCGATGGTCTGCGCGCGCATCAGCAGGCCGGAATTCTTTTCCGCCCACAAGCGCACCGCGTAGCGCGCGGCATCGTGCGGCTCCAGCGCAAAGACCTCGCACTCCATGCCGGCCACGCGCTCGGCGGGCATCTTGCGCATGTCGTACAGGTCCAGCACATCGTTCTTGTTGGTGGCGAGCAGCGCCGGGAAGCGGTCCTTGGCGTCCTGCTTTTCCACCACCACCAGCTTGGCTTCGGGGATCAGGCTGTGCACGACGTCGTTCTGCCGCAGCACTTCGCGCGGCTTGCCGTCGAGGGTCTCGAGCCGTTCGTATTCGTTGTGGACGAGATCGCTGTAATGCTGGATACGCGAGGCGTGCATGACGCTGCCGCGCTGATAGATCAGCGTGCCGACATAGTTCTCGCGCTGTGCGGCTTTGTGGATCTTGTTGAGCCAGGCAGTTGCGTCGCGTCGGGTCAGCGTATTGTCCAAAGGCTGCGCGGTGGCCGCCGCAGCGCTCAGACACAAGGCCAGAAAAAAGGACCTACGCAGGGCCCTAATTCTCTGCGCGCCCGCTACATGGGCGGGCGAACCTCCTTTGTGCATGTCCGGCATTATTCCTGCGTATTTTCCTGAGTGAAGTTTGCACCGTTGGCAACCGTGCGCATGGTCGGCACGAAAGCATCCGTTGCCACTGAAGTGCGATGCGCACGCAGGTATTCGTCCAGGCGCGGGTCGCGGATCATCTGCGGGGCGTCCGCGGCGACCGTGACGATGCCGGCGGCCTGGCCGGAGGCCGGCTGTTCGGCACGGGCGACCACGGCATCCGGCGTTCCTACCGTGGCGGGACCGCGCATCTGCGGCACCACCACCCAGCTGACCGCGGCCACGGCGGCGGCGATGGCGGTGCCGGGCATCACGCGGCGCACCCACGACGGCCTGACCAGCAGGCGATGGCGGGCGCCAGCCTGCGCTACCGCCGGCACCAGCACGTGCGGCTCGGCTTCGAGGCGCGCGGAGAAACGCGAGAGGAAATCGGCGGTGGAACCCGCCTGCGTCAGGTCTTCGGAACGCAAGGCGTCGCCGATCAACTGGTATGTGGTCCAGTCGGAAAGGCCGGCTTCGCTCTTCGCGAGATCGAGCACGGCATCGACTTCGTGCGGCGCCAGTTCGCCATCCATCAATACGGAGATCTGCTCCGCTGCTTCCACTACATGAACCGACTGCTTATGAGCCTGACCCATTTCCCACCCCAAGACATTCCATTGAACACCGATAATCCCGTTACTGCTGTCGCTTATCGATGCAGGAATAGGCTGCAACGCTGGCCGCACGACATTCTTCTCTACCACCTGGACCGCCACTTACCACCGCTTGCCCTCTGCCGTTCCCAGCAGCGGGCGCAACCGCTCGGCAATCGCCTCGCGTGCGCGGAAGATGCGCGAGCGCACCGTGCCGATCGGGCACCCCATCGCTTCGGCGATTTCCTCGTAGCTGAGGCCCTCGATCTCGCGCAGCGTGATGGCGGTCCGCAATTCTTCCGGAAGTGCTTCCATCGCGCGGTTCACCGTCTCGGCAACTTGGCGCGTGTGAAGCATCGACTCCGGCGTATTGATATCCCTTAGTTGTTCACCGTCCGCAAAAGTTTCAGCCTCTTCCGCATCGATATCGCTGGACGCTTCCGGGCGGCGGCCCTGGGTAGCCAGGTAGTTCTTGGCGGTGTTGACGGCGATCCGGTACAGCCACGTGTAGAAGGCCGACTCCCCGCGGAACTGGGGCAAGGCGCGGTATGCCTTGATGAAGGCATCCTGCGCCACATCCTCGACTTCAGCGGGATCCCTGACCAGGCGCGAAATCAGGCGAATGATCTTCCGATGGTATTTGGTCACCAGAAGTTCAAAGGCCCGCTTGTCGCCCTGCTGGACGCGTTCAACTAGGAGCTGATCGGCTTCGCGTTCGCTCACGTATGGCTCACCTGCAGTGTATCTCTTGGTTTGGTCGTCACGACAAACGTTGTATTTTACCTACGATTCTCAGCCCGCCCGGTGAAGCAACGCGCATCCTGTGACCGCAAGCTAACAAAATCGTTCCCTGGGCTGGCATCGGGTTGCACCCGCAGTGCAACTCGCGCGGACCGTTGCAGCCACCGCGCCAGTTCCGGACCAGCTGCCTGCCAGGGAAGAAGAATGGCGCCGGGCATCGCCGGATCACCGGGGGCCAGGCACACTACCGCTGCGTCTCCGAGCTGCCAGCACTGCCGCACGACGGCTTCGCGCCGCGCGCCGCCGGGCGCTTCCAGCCAGATGCGCAGGGGGCCTTCGGCGTCGGCGTCCTGCACGGCCGTGCAGACCCAGCGCAGGCCGCGCCACCATGCCGGCCAGGCACGCAGGGCCGCTACGGCGGCCAGTGCCAGGCCGGCACCCGCTGCGAGGTGCCACCACAGCAAGCCCGCCTGGCTGCCGGCAATGGCATCGGCCAGCGTCCGCGCCAGCAGCGCGAGCGCCAGCAATTCGCCGGCACAAAACACGAACAGGGCCCACCCCAGCGGGTGGACCCTGCCATGGCGCAGCCCCTCAAGGGCCCGCCTCAACCACGGATCAGGCGCGGCGGAAAACAAGCGTGCCGTTGGTGCCGCCGAAACCGAAGTTGTTCTTCACTGCCACGTCGATCTTCATCTCGCGCGCCGTGTTGGCCACGTAGTCCAGGTCGCACTCGGGGTCCTGGTTGTCGAGGTTGATCGTCGGCGGCGAGACCTGGTGGTGCAGCGCCAGCACGGTGAAGACCGACTCCAGGCCACCGGCGCCGCCCAGCAGGTGGCCGGTCATCGACTTGGTCGAGTTCACCACCATCTTGTAGGCCTGGTCGCCGAATGCTGCCTTGATCGCATCGGATTCGTTCTTGTCGCCCAGCGGCGTGGAGGTGCCGTGCGCGTTCAGGTAATGCACCTGGTCGGTGTTGATGCCGGCATCCTTGAGCGCATTGACCATGCAGCGGCGCGGGCCGTCCATGTTCGGCGCGGTCATGTGGTAGGCGTCGCCACTCATGCCGAAGCCGATCAGCTCGGCATAGATGCGCGCACCGCGGGCCTTGGCCGACTCATACTCTTCCAGCATCATCACGCCCGCGCCTTCGCCCAGCACGAAGCCGTCGCGGTCCTTGTCCCACGGACGCGAGGCCGCTGCCGGATCGTCGTTGCGCGTCGACAGCGCGCGCGCGGCGGCGAAACCACCAATGCCCAGCGGCGACACGGTCGATTCCGCGCCGCCCGCCAGCATGGCGTCGGCATCGCCGGCCTGGATCAGGCGGGCGGCCAGGCCAATGCTGTGCAGGCCGGTGGTGCACGCCGTCACGGCCGCCAGGTTCGGGCCCTTGATGCCGTGGATGATCGACAGGTGGCCGGCGATCATGTTGATGATCGAGCCGGGCACGAAGAACGGCGAAATCCGGCGCGGACCACGCTCGCTCAGCACGGCATGGGTATCCTCGATCATCGGCAGGCCGCCGATGCCCGAGCCGACCAGCACGCCGATGCGCTCGGCATTGGCCTCGGTCACTTCCAGGCCGCTATCCTTCAGCGCCTGCGTTCCGGCCGCGATGCCGTAATGGATAAACGTATCCATATTGCGGGCTTCCTTGGCCGGGATGTAATCCTCGGCATTGAAACCCTTCACTTCGCCGGCGAAGTGCACGGACAGCGCGGAGTGATCGAATTTGGTGATGGTGGCGATGCCGGACTTGCCGGCTACCAGGTTGGCCCAGCCTTCGGCAACCGTGTTTCCGACCGGAGACACAAGGCCAAGCCCAGTGACGACGACGCGACGACGGCTCACTATGTTTTCCTACGGGTGCGTGAAACGGGAACGGAACGCGGAGTTGCCCGCCGCCGGCGCTGAAGGCCGCACGGCGAAGCCCATTCCATTCTGCTTCTTCGAACAGACGAAAGCCACAGAAAACAGCAAGGCGCGGCCGCAACGGCCCGCCCACCTGCCTTCTGTGGCTCGGAATGCAGAGACGACGGGCTTAGGCCTTGACGTGCGCGGTAGCGTAGTCGATAGCCTGTTGCACGGTCGTGATCTTTTCGGCTTCCTCATCGG
The window above is part of the Cupriavidus taiwanensis LMG 19424 genome. Proteins encoded here:
- a CDS encoding DegQ family serine endoprotease; amino-acid sequence: MMFRSPALARAVVMAAMMLLGPTVAEVSHAQAAASNYNLPDFTDLVEKASPAVVNIRTTELVRQRGAPGSDDEMAEFFRRFFGVPMPGAPAPGTPPRRGQPPQQEEQSRGVGSGFIISQDGYVMTNAHVVADAETIYVTLPDKREFKAKLIGSDKRTDVALLKVEATGLPRLPLGDSNKVRAGEWVLAIGSPFGLDNSVTAGIVSAKGRDTGDYLPFIQTDVAVNPGNSGGPLINLRGEVIGINSQIYSRSGGYMGISFAIPIDEAMRVSEQLKSSGRVTRGRIAVAIGDVTKEVADSLGLGRARGALVGSVEPGGPAEKAGIEAGDIILKFNGRDIERASDLPRMVGETKPGTRVPLQLWRKGATREVSITVAELEPEGKARARSGAAPKDDSAAQAGKPNALGLVVSDLPEARLKELKLKSGVEVEVADGPALRAGIRPGDIILRLGDTDVTNARQFNDLVRGLDKSRIAAVFVRRGDATQVLTLRPGAASSR
- the lepB gene encoding signal peptidase I, which translates into the protein MNFALILFVLVVITGVAWVADKLVFERQRRSSARLALAEFDSQQGRLQGSFGAADAEATRKRLAEEKLRQPWWLEYSASFFPVILAVFVLRSFVVEPFKIPSGSMIPTLLIGDFILVNKYEYGIRLPVVNKKIMDMGEPQRGDVMVFRYPKDPSLDYIKRVIGVPGDVVQYANKRLTINGKPAEYTALPDFLDEERLAYSRHFREKLPGGVEHGILNDADRPAFIAGADPDFPYRDNCTYNQQGVTCKVPAGHYFVMGDNRDNSLDSRYWGFVPDQNIVGKAFVIWMNLGNFGRVGSFK
- the rnc gene encoding ribonuclease III; its protein translation is MNLDALQQRLGYRFSKPELLQQALTHRSHSAQHNERLEFLGDSVLNCAVADMLYGMFGKLDEGDLSRVRANLVKQQALYEIAQMLQLSDTLRLGEGELKSGGFRRPSILADALEAIVGAVFLDAGFDAARALIRKLYIPILEQVDPRTLGKDAKTLLQEYLQGHKIALPQYNVIATHGAAHSQQFEVECTVPKLEVRVFGTGASRRAAEQAAAKLALDEVQKLVPQLLKRSRAERTGKTRKQPQPQDPQLSLRLKE
- a CDS encoding DUF4845 domain-containing protein, with amino-acid sequence MGRFGKVGAGNHPAGRRGGAGGFSVWTLLVIVVFVVGVALPTLRAIPSLVEYFSVKRAAGYAKQRAANKREVVEFFEKQAAIDRITAVKGEDLLIREDDNGTIQSVDFSYRTEVPVYGPLSLLITYSGTQH
- a CDS encoding MucB/RseB C-terminal domain-containing protein, whose amino-acid sequence is MHKGGSPAHVAGAQRIRALRRSFFLALCLSAAAATAQPLDNTLTRRDATAWLNKIHKAAQRENYVGTLIYQRGSVMHASRIQHYSDLVHNEYERLETLDGKPREVLRQNDVVHSLIPEAKLVVVEKQDAKDRFPALLATNKNDVLDLYDMRKMPAERVAGMECEVFALEPHDAARYAVRLWAEKNSGLLMRAQTIGDGGKVLEQVSFSQVQIGVPSEKQRILAAIKNSSSWNHYEVTYQPTSIADEGWSIAVPLKGFQKIREVRRPLGELRAPPPGNARGQVFEVLQIVYSDGLTGLSVFIEPVSEQRARREGVAALGATQVVVRRVADFWITVVGEVPASTVRQFATAVEYRPPKTVH
- the era gene encoding GTPase Era, with the translated sequence MTESTHPQQDAADTPAAAFRCGTVAIVGRPNVGKSTLMNALVGQKISITSRKAQTTRHRIVGIQTTDDAQYVFVDTPGFQTRHASALNRSLNRAVTSTLSSVDLILFVVEAGYYGADDEKVLSLLPKNTPVLLVANKLDRIGENRSEVMMPFLEKMGQLFPFREVVPMSAKTRDHIARLFEIIRPYLPEGEPMYDADAMTDRSERFLASEIIREKVFRWTGDELPYTSTVVIDKFETEGRLRRVFATILVERDAHKAMIIGNKGSKLKQISTEARLDMEKLFDGKVYLEMWIKVKSGWADNEAGLRAYGYE
- the recO gene encoding DNA repair protein RecO; translated protein: MSKTADIARAPAPKARRADPVVDEAAELLDSGALPGMADAAARAMMDRAMRIVPARPESRVGEQPGFVLHAWPYRETSLILDVFTRDYGRLSMVAKGAKRPHSALRAVLQHFHPVSVSWSGRGEVKTLTKAEWVGGMPPLAGDALLSAFYLNELLMRFCPREDAHPVLFRHYLSTLTRLAHGEPAGLVLRSFERVLLQETGFAVAFDQCLSTGERVQAGLDYVYQPERGVRRAQPSDPSTWPVVSGQTLLDMAQDDYSRAQTAAQSRALMRFLLHYYLQGAPLKTRQILIDLQYL
- a CDS encoding glutaredoxin family protein translates to MAATPALTLLGRAYCHLCEDMKVALEPLRRDFSFTLHEVDVDADAALEARFGELVPVLMPGKPADLRADSSANAAPLCHYFLDEAATRVWLAAHGATRTAR
- the lepA gene encoding translation elongation factor 4 — translated: MDHIRNFSIIAHIDHGKSTLADRIIQLCGGLSDREMEAQVLDSMDIEKERGITIKAQTAALSYKARDGQVYNLNLIDTPGHVDFSYEVSRSLSACEGALLVVDASQGVEAQTVANCYTAIELGVEVVPVLNKIDLPQADPDNAIQEIEDVIGIDAQDATPCSAKTGQGVQDVIEALIAKVPPPKGDADAPLQALIIDSWFDNYVGVVMLVRVVNGTLRTKDKVLLMATGSQHLVEQVGVFTPKSIQRDALTAGQVGFVIAGIKELKAAKVGDTITTVQRKAEAPLPGFKEVKPQVFAGLYPVEANQYEALRESLEKLRLNDASLMFEPEVSQALGFGFRCGFLGLLHMEIVQERLEREFDMDLITTAPTVVYQVEMRDGTTVTVENPAKMPDPGKIEAILEPIVTVNLYMPQEYVGSVITLCTQKRGTQVNMSYHGKQVQLTYEIPMAEIVMDFFDRLKSVSRGYASMDYEFKEYRPSDVVKVDILINSDKVDALSVIVHRSNSQYRGREVAAKMREIIPRQMYDVAIQAAIGSNIIARENVKALRKNVLAKCYGGDISRKKKLLEKQKAGKKRMKQVGTVEIPQEAFLAILQVDDK